In the genome of Mytilus edulis chromosome 3, xbMytEdul2.2, whole genome shotgun sequence, one region contains:
- the LOC139514998 gene encoding uncharacterized protein, whose amino-acid sequence MKCGLFTILVILAVLVVVAESYGRRYGGRHYYRHMKRYGRRHVYRYSHTHYGGRHRYIHRYYGHRYGYGHKHVYAHGYVHRPSIIHSHVHVHGHVHSHAQVHHNIKILAKLNKHLHHHVQEHKKIALQHIKTIAQTAEHHVNSIEDATNSHIEKVKEEADKHIYDINKASAAHLQQLKAAADAQIKRLTELAKQHLLTAEKQHQVHSSQREDQHNRHMSDKDAINKRHEEAMLLIHNQLLHPKPSYSK is encoded by the exons ATGAAGTGTGGATTGTTCACCATTCTCGTCATCCTTGCAGTACtag TGGTAGTTGCAGAATCATATGGTAGAAGATACGGAGGAAGACATT ACTATAGGCACATGAAAAGGTATGGAAGAAGACACGTATACAGATACAGTCATACGCACTATGGAGGTAGACACAGATACATTCATAGGTACTATGGACATAGATACGGGTATGGACATAAGCATGTTTATGCTCACGGATATGTTCACCGACCAAGTATTATTCACAGTCATGTTCATGTTCACGGACATGTTCACAGTCATGCCCAAG TACACCATAATATAAAGATATTGGCAAAACTAAACAAGCATCTCCATCATCACGTTCAAGAGCACAAAAAGATTGCTTTACAACATATCAAAACCATTGCACAGACGGCCGAACATCATGTCAACAGCATTGAAGATGCGACAAACAGTCACATTGAGAAGGTGAAGGAGGAAGCCGATAAACATATTTATGATATAAACAAGGCCTCCGCGGCTCACCTGCAGCAACTAAAAGCAGCAGCAGATGCACAGATTAAAAGACTTACCGAGCTCgcaaaacaacatttattaacTGCAGAGAAGCAACACCAGGTACATTCCAGTCAACGTGAAGATCAACATAACCGTCACATGAGTGATAAGGACGCAATTAATAAACGACATGAAGAGGCAATGTTATTGATACATAATCAACTACTGCATCCAAAACCCAGCTATTCGAAATAG